The stretch of DNA TTTCTATTTAAAATTTGACTCCAAACGAAAGTATCTACTCCAGTGATTTGTTAGATCTTTTCTCTTTTATTGTTGATAATTAGACTTTTATTTTTTTTCATTTGCTGATTCCGCATATACTTGGAATCGTATTTGATGCACAATTTGCGTTCACTTTTGGTGAATTGCTGACTTCGCATTTACTCAGCTTAATTCTGTGATTCCAAGAATAAAGTGAGTCGCTAAGTAGATGACGTAATAAGATAAAATATATTTAAAATTTATTCTGATCTAACGCTGAGGATGAGCTGTGATCTTAGTACGGATCGGAGTGATGAGTTTCGCGTAGCGAAACCATCAGTTCGATCCGTTGGTTATGAGTTGAATTATAGTCCTACATATTTTATTGTTTTATTTATATCCATATGCGCTATCAAACTGTGATCTGTAAATAAATCACCTTTTGCTTTGATATAGATATTTACTGGTTCTGAAAAGTCATCATCTTCATCATGATCAAAAGCAATATCAAAAATACTTAACCTTTCAATGAATTCACTTTTTGATAAAATAGGTGAGTCTTTTGTAGTTATTTCTGCATCAAGACTTGTCTGATCACCTGTCCATTCATACTCGGGTATTCCATTAATAAATACATCAACACTTCTCCAATCATCATTATAAATATCGAGCATTTCATCAGCGACTTTTGCATAAATGACATCTTTATTTTGAAGAATATAATCAATGATTTCTGTAGATTGTTCAAATGAATATTCTTTAATAAATGTCTCAGATACACTTATATCTTCATTTGGTCTTTTGGTTTCAAACCATTTGTAGCTTTTTGAGTACTTAAATGTACCGTGTTTAGTTTCTATCGTCTGTTTCATTTTATTTTCTCATAACGTCCTAGATCACCTGTGCTCGAGGTACGAGAGTATCAGGTGGATCTAATGGTTATACTTTGTATTTATTTTGATTCTTGTACATATATTTTATATTTTTTCGAATTATCATCCGTTGCTTCCATATATTTTCTACCTTTAGCAGGCCACTTGAAATATAGGGATTTTATTGCACCAATATCCACGTTTTGACTTTTAAAATGATCCTTTAGATATGAAGCTCTATATGAAATAGATTCTAATATTCTTTTAGTGACCATTTCTTTGGGAGTGAACGATATGTTTATCCAGTCAATTTCTATATCATAACCATTTCTATGTATATTTTCTAAATCATCAATTACATAGTTATTATCTACATAATTCATTAAACTGAAAAAACTATCACCAAAATTATGGATTGCAGAATGTATGTTTTTGTATTTCATTTTTTAGTATAACGTCTGGGTTTAGTGATACTCGAGGAACGAGAGTATTCACTGCGACCCTTGGTTCTGTGTTTATTTTATAATTAATTTTCCATGTCCGTTAATGATAGTTTGAATATAAGTTTGGAGTTTTAGATATATCTCATAAGAAGTGTCAATATAGATTTCAATGATTTCTCCGTCATTCAATTTTATAAGAATACAGTCTCTAGAAATTATTATTTCTGTAATAGAGTTACTTCCGTGATGTTCTTTGTCATTTGAGTCATACCATTGAATAGTAGCTGGTGAGTTTGGGAATTCGTAGTTCCTACTAAGGTTTATATATGGATAGTTATACTCAAGATCACCTTGTACTTCATATTGTGATGATATGTATAATTGAACGATATCATCGGTGATATCTTCACTGAATGTTATGTCTATTGCTTTGAATTTCATTTTTTATTACCACAGAACGTCTAAACTGAGTTTGTACTTTCTATCTAAATTGTGACTCACAACGAAAGTATCAACTCCAGTTTCTTGTTATATGTCTTTCGATTTCTTATTTGATTTTGTTACTAAGATTATGAATAAAATGATTAATGCATAGACCGAATTGGATAGGGCTATTTCAAAGATTCCATATGAACTTTTTTTCGCTATACTATGCATTACTTCTAAAGTAGTTGTTTCTGAATGGATATGATCAAACCTTCTAGTTATTGCAATACAAGATAAAAAATTGTACCCAATTATCCAAAGTGTTCCAAGGAGTGAAATTACTTTTAAATATTTATTCATTTGTATCCATATAACGTCTGAACTGAGTAGTACTTTCTATTTGAATTTTGACTCCAAACGAAAGTATCTACTCCAGTGATTTGTTAGATTTTGTGTTTTTTTTTAATTGCTGATAATTAGATTTATTTTGATTCAAATTCTGATTCGATTAATTGCTGATTCCGCATTTACTCGGAATCATATTTGATGCACTGTTTGCGTTTATTTCTGGTAAATTGCTGACTTCGCATTTACACAGATTAAGACTGTGTGTTATAGATTGTGTTTAAAAACATGACTCTGAGCTTAGTGATACTTGCGTTGTAGATGACGTATTTAGACAAAATATATTTTTAATTTTATTACAATCTAACGTCTGAACTGAGTAGTACTTTCTATTTGAATTTTGACTCCAAACGAAAGTATCTACTCCAGTGATTTGTTAGATTTTGTGTTTTTTTTTAATTGCTGATAATTAGATTTATTTTGATTCAAATTCTGATTCGATTAATTGCTGATTCCGCATTTACTCGGAATCATATTTGATGCACTGTTTGCGTTTATTTCTGGTAAATTGCTGACTTCGCATTTACACAGATTAAGACTGTGTGTTATAGATTGTGTTTAAAAACATGACTCTGAGCTTAGTGATACTTGCGTTGTAGATGACGTATTTAGACAAAATATATTTTTAATTTTATTACAATCTAACGTCTGAACTGAGTAGTACTTTCTATTTAAATTTTGACTCCAAACGAAAGTATCTACTCCAGTGATTTGTTAGGTGTGTTTCTACCCAATAATTGTTTTTATTATTTTAGTTTTAGAATTAAACCTTTTAGTTATCGATTCCATTGTTTCTTCAAGGTTTAAAAAACTTTCTTTAGATCCAATTATATATCTCTTATTTTCTGTGTTAGAAATTATTAATGTGGGATAAATATTGATATGGTTTTTACGATAATGATTGAGATTTATGATATAAACTAGATTGGGTTTACCAATTAGTTGAGGTTTTATCAAATGATGAAAATATGATTGTTTATAAAGATTATTTTCTTTTTCAATTATCCTGAAAGGTAGAACTGCATATGATAAGCTAAAATAAGAAATACCTAAGGGAATGAGTGACCATATAAACAAAAAAGTTAACAAACCTAGATGAAACTCTTCAATGTTTTCTTCAGACAGAATTTTCAAAGGTATGAATAAAAAAAGTAGAGCAATTATAGAAAAAAATAAATATCCTATTCTTAATTTCTTCTTTCTTAATATTTTAATTTCATTCATTTATTATTGATCACCTAACGTTCGAGTTGAGCTGTGTTCGAGCCTAAGCGAGAACCTCAGTTCCAACGATTTGTTGTACTTTATTTCAATTATTGA from Lentisphaera araneosa HTCC2155 encodes:
- a CDS encoding DUF2262 domain-containing protein, which translates into the protein MKQTIETKHGTFKYSKSYKWFETKRPNEDISVSETFIKEYSFEQSTEIIDYILQNKDVIYAKVADEMLDIYNDDWRSVDVFINGIPEYEWTGDQTSLDAEITTKDSPILSKSEFIERLSIFDIAFDHDEDDDFSEPVNIYIKAKGDLFTDHSLIAHMDINKTIKYVGL